In uncultured Desulfobacter sp., one DNA window encodes the following:
- a CDS encoding efflux RND transporter permease subunit, whose product MKALGKWSVEHRVTVNLVMVFLIVAGMFTAMNMKREMFPQFSLDMISISVVYPGASPEDVEEGICIKIEEQLKSIENIKNMYSTAVEGHAAVTLELDAGTDITDKLNEVRTEIDLIDSFPTEAEDPVVIEIKNNEPAIYVAVYGEVGERILKQTADKIRDDLVEFKEISMAELMGVREYEISVEISEDNLRKFSLSFDDVVRAVGTGSLELPGGLIKTPGGEFLVRAKGKRYTGAEYEQIPLVTRADGTVVRLGDVARVVDGFEDKDLQSRFNGQPAAMVVVKRTSSQDTIAISNRVLSYIDDVRDDLPKGIRLGHWYNIADMVQERIDLLLKNGIQGILLVFVVLALFLDLGLAFWVASGIPITFMGAFLFLEYIGASVNMLSLFGFIMTLGILVDDAIIVGENVYTHYAAGKTPKQAVMAAMEQVGGPVVMAVATTIVAFTPLMFITGIMGKFIAVMPQSVICILFISLLEAFFILPAHLEGTLSHPSAGEGQSRIYKILFFWIHWIKTDIAYIHGVVRNRMERGLNRVIYTYYLPLLRYCIKNRYFTLVLGVGCLIISIGLIAGGHVPYNFFPKTDSDWMLSEIVYPLGTPFSTTQNTIKQIETGAFKLNEYFKDRVEDKKDIVVNTFSLVGVIPRRDWKEGVAGGHCGIAWIEIVPAAKRPEILASEVVTKWREFTGNILGAEQSTFTVIGGGPGGNPIEIRLHGSELSQMAAAAQALKDEISSYPGTFDITDDFRPGKMEKQVYIRPGAETLGVTMADIATQLRQAYYGDEVLKIQRGKDDIKVMVRYSKQERETESSIDRLRIRTKDNREIPLNQVARIETQRGYATIKRVDRHRVITVTSDLDEDVANARNIVKDLSENFLPDMIKRFPGVDYDLEGQAKRSKESMDSLLKGFIVAVMIIFLLLASQFRSYSQPLIIMTAIPFGLIGAIFGHLIMGLDITMISIFGIVALSGVVVNDSLILIDFINVEVAKGTDVFEAVLKSGETRFRPVILTSFTTVAGLAPLLTETSFQAKFLIPMAVSISFGLVVATVLTLVFVPALYVVLRELALLLTGDQDIQGD is encoded by the coding sequence ATGAAAGCCCTTGGTAAATGGTCAGTAGAACACCGTGTTACGGTGAACCTGGTCATGGTGTTTCTTATTGTGGCAGGGATGTTCACGGCCATGAACATGAAACGGGAGATGTTTCCTCAGTTCTCTTTGGATATGATCAGTATTTCCGTAGTTTACCCGGGTGCCTCCCCCGAGGATGTGGAAGAGGGCATATGTATCAAAATTGAAGAACAGCTCAAAAGCATTGAAAATATAAAAAACATGTATTCGACTGCGGTTGAAGGCCATGCTGCGGTGACGCTGGAGCTTGATGCCGGCACGGATATCACTGATAAGCTCAACGAAGTCAGAACAGAGATTGACCTGATTGATTCTTTCCCCACCGAGGCCGAGGATCCTGTGGTGATTGAGATCAAAAACAATGAGCCGGCCATTTATGTGGCTGTTTACGGCGAGGTGGGAGAACGAATTCTTAAGCAGACGGCCGATAAAATCAGAGATGATCTGGTGGAGTTTAAAGAAATTTCCATGGCCGAACTTATGGGCGTTCGGGAGTATGAAATTTCAGTGGAGATTTCCGAAGACAATCTGCGTAAATTTTCCCTCTCCTTTGACGATGTTGTGCGTGCCGTGGGGACGGGAAGCCTTGAATTGCCCGGCGGACTGATTAAAACCCCCGGCGGCGAATTTTTAGTTCGGGCCAAAGGTAAACGGTATACCGGTGCCGAATATGAACAGATTCCGCTGGTGACACGGGCTGACGGCACGGTGGTGCGCCTCGGAGATGTGGCCCGGGTGGTTGACGGGTTTGAAGACAAGGATCTTCAATCCCGGTTCAACGGTCAGCCGGCAGCCATGGTGGTGGTGAAGCGAACCAGTTCCCAGGACACCATTGCCATTTCAAACCGGGTGCTTTCCTACATTGATGATGTTCGGGACGATCTCCCCAAAGGCATCCGTCTTGGGCACTGGTACAATATAGCGGATATGGTTCAGGAGCGCATTGACCTTTTGCTTAAAAACGGCATCCAGGGCATCCTTCTGGTGTTTGTCGTGCTGGCCCTGTTTCTGGATTTAGGCCTTGCTTTCTGGGTGGCATCGGGCATTCCCATTACCTTTATGGGGGCGTTTCTTTTTCTGGAATACATTGGTGCGTCAGTGAACATGCTCTCTTTGTTCGGTTTTATAATGACTTTGGGTATCCTTGTGGACGATGCCATTATTGTGGGGGAGAATGTATATACCCATTACGCTGCGGGCAAAACACCCAAGCAGGCAGTGATGGCGGCCATGGAACAAGTGGGCGGGCCTGTGGTCATGGCTGTAGCCACGACGATTGTGGCGTTTACGCCCTTAATGTTCATTACCGGCATCATGGGGAAGTTCATCGCGGTCATGCCCCAGTCTGTGATCTGCATTCTTTTTATCTCTCTTCTGGAAGCCTTTTTTATCCTTCCCGCCCATCTGGAAGGCACTTTGTCTCACCCATCTGCAGGAGAAGGTCAATCAAGAATTTACAAAATATTGTTTTTCTGGATTCATTGGATCAAGACAGATATTGCCTATATTCACGGTGTTGTGAGAAACCGGATGGAAAGAGGGCTGAACCGCGTTATTTATACGTATTATCTCCCATTATTGCGGTATTGTATTAAAAACAGATATTTTACCCTGGTATTGGGCGTGGGGTGCCTTATCATAAGTATCGGACTGATTGCCGGCGGGCATGTGCCCTATAATTTTTTCCCGAAAACCGATTCCGACTGGATGCTTTCGGAAATTGTGTATCCTTTGGGTACACCCTTCAGCACCACCCAGAACACCATTAAGCAGATTGAGACCGGGGCTTTTAAGCTTAACGAGTATTTCAAGGACCGGGTTGAGGATAAAAAAGATATTGTTGTAAATACCTTCTCTTTAGTGGGCGTTATACCACGCCGGGATTGGAAAGAGGGGGTGGCCGGCGGACATTGCGGCATCGCCTGGATTGAGATTGTACCGGCTGCAAAGCGTCCGGAGATCCTTGCTTCGGAGGTGGTCACCAAATGGCGGGAATTCACCGGTAACATTCTTGGCGCAGAGCAATCTACATTTACAGTCATCGGTGGAGGTCCCGGTGGAAATCCCATTGAGATTCGTCTGCACGGCAGTGAGCTTTCACAGATGGCAGCGGCAGCACAGGCACTTAAAGACGAAATTTCATCTTATCCGGGCACGTTTGATATCACCGATGATTTTAGGCCCGGAAAGATGGAAAAACAGGTCTATATCCGGCCGGGTGCTGAGACTTTAGGTGTCACTATGGCCGATATCGCCACCCAGCTTAGACAAGCCTATTACGGTGATGAAGTCCTTAAAATTCAGCGGGGAAAAGATGATATCAAGGTGATGGTCCGGTATTCCAAACAGGAACGGGAGACCGAATCCAGTATAGACCGGCTTCGTATCCGGACAAAGGATAACCGGGAGATTCCCTTGAATCAGGTAGCCCGCATTGAGACCCAAAGGGGGTACGCCACAATTAAGCGTGTGGACAGGCACAGGGTGATTACGGTGACGTCCGACCTTGATGAGGACGTTGCCAATGCCAGGAATATTGTAAAGGATTTAAGTGAAAATTTTCTGCCTGACATGATCAAGCGATTTCCCGGGGTTGATTATGACCTTGAAGGCCAGGCCAAACGCAGCAAAGAATCCATGGACAGCCTGTTGAAAGGGTTTATTGTGGCAGTCATGATAATTTTTCTGTTATTAGCAAGTCAGTTTCGCTCCTACAGCCAGCCCTTGATCATTATGACCGCTATCCCCTTTGGGCTCATTGGGGCAATATTCGGGCATCTTATAATGGGCCTGGATATTACCATGATTTCGATTTTCGGCATTGTGGCGCTATCCGGTGTTGTGGTCAACGACTCTTTGATCCTCATCGATTTTATCAACGTTGAAGTTGCTAAGGGGACAGATGTGTTTGAGGCTGTATTAAAGTCCGGTGAAACCCGGTTCCGCCCAGTGATTTTGACCTCTTTTACTACGGTGGCCGGCCTTGCCCCGCTTTTAACGGAAACAAGCTTCCAGGCCAAATTTCTTATTCCCATGGCCGTAAGTATCAGTTTTGGCCTGGTTGTCGCTACGGTGTTGACCCTGGTTTTTGTGCCGGCATTGTATGTTGTGCTTCGTGAATTGGCACTGCTTTTAACTGGTGATCAGGATATACAAGGGGATTGA
- a CDS encoding efflux RND transporter periplasmic adaptor subunit has protein sequence MPSFLFRLMRVAVVLLVAAGLAFWLFVSRDKPQKKEMTHTPPTVLCVPAVSGSSDMTVEAFGTVEPRNSVKLTMEIAGRIDYIHPDFREGAQIAKGEVLLRIDQRTLVLNEKSARVQVDQARADIRLLKQDTQNLKADAELARSNMRLASKELERIRALAKNQFASKTSLDKAEQQYLSAKNQLQTIINAQELVPSRMALKRSVLASAQAALEQVRLTLEKSEIKADFNGFVMIKQVQVGEYVNPGQVLGVIYEKDALDVDIRIPLEDLQWLGSVFENGGRPQVLLTIANLEGGHSPVWPGHVVRIKAAVDEKTRTMPMTVEIGSVDVKDPLLLLRPGVFVKCRVKGEQKGDVFKIPRTLMRSPDTLYLAREDYLVISKVEVIRLVITKVKVIRRFEEYVYITEGLAPGDLIIESPLPGAVDGMPIFIKKDGNK, from the coding sequence ATGCCGTCTTTTTTATTTAGACTAATGCGTGTGGCTGTGGTTCTGTTGGTTGCAGCCGGCTTGGCGTTTTGGCTGTTTGTTTCCAGAGATAAACCCCAAAAAAAGGAAATGACGCACACGCCTCCCACGGTGTTATGCGTTCCTGCAGTATCGGGCAGCTCTGATATGACCGTTGAGGCCTTTGGCACGGTTGAGCCCCGAAACAGTGTAAAATTGACCATGGAGATTGCAGGGCGGATTGATTATATCCACCCTGATTTCCGGGAGGGTGCACAGATTGCCAAAGGCGAAGTCCTTTTGCGTATAGACCAGCGCACCCTTGTCCTGAATGAAAAAAGCGCCCGGGTCCAGGTGGACCAGGCCCGGGCTGATATTCGCCTGCTTAAACAGGATACCCAAAATTTAAAAGCAGATGCTGAACTTGCCCGCTCCAATATGAGATTGGCGTCCAAGGAACTGGAGCGGATCAGGGCGTTGGCCAAAAACCAATTTGCATCCAAAACCAGTTTGGATAAGGCGGAGCAGCAGTATTTGTCTGCCAAAAATCAGTTGCAGACGATCATCAATGCCCAGGAGCTTGTCCCCTCACGCATGGCATTGAAAAGATCAGTTCTGGCTTCGGCCCAGGCTGCCCTTGAACAGGTGCGTCTCACGCTTGAAAAATCTGAAATTAAAGCAGATTTTAATGGATTTGTGATGATAAAACAGGTGCAGGTAGGCGAATATGTCAATCCGGGGCAGGTGCTTGGCGTCATATATGAAAAAGATGCCCTGGATGTTGATATTCGTATTCCACTTGAGGACCTTCAATGGCTGGGATCCGTATTTGAAAACGGGGGGCGGCCCCAAGTGCTTTTAACCATTGCCAATCTGGAAGGTGGACACTCTCCGGTATGGCCGGGGCATGTGGTTAGAATTAAGGCCGCCGTTGATGAAAAAACCCGAACCATGCCCATGACAGTAGAAATCGGTTCCGTTGACGTCAAAGATCCTCTGTTGCTGCTCAGACCCGGTGTCTTTGTCAAATGCCGTGTTAAAGGCGAACAAAAAGGCGATGTGTTTAAGATTCCGCGAACACTCATGCGCTCCCCGGATACCCTCTATCTGGCCCGGGAGGATTATCTTGTAATCAGTAAGGTCGAAGTGATCCGGCTTGTAATCACTAAGGTTAAAGTGATCCGGCGATTTGAAGAATATGTCTATATCACCGAGGGACTGGCACCAGGTGATCTGATCATTGAATCTCCCTTGCCCGGGGCTGTTGACGGTATGCCCATCTTTATTAAAAAGGACGGGAATAAATAA
- a CDS encoding YebG family protein, translating into MPVIVQYIVVRDGDEKMTFATKKEADAYDKMLDIADNLFNFLENSNIVLDETRKEEISLLFAEKREEVMPILRGGSPKAKVDRKKSASSTAAKTRGKTGAKKAASKRAGVSEENHTASEVKSAGQSETKATTRSKEAS; encoded by the coding sequence ATGCCTGTAATTGTCCAATATATTGTTGTCAGGGATGGAGATGAAAAAATGACATTCGCGACAAAAAAAGAGGCAGACGCCTATGACAAGATGCTAGATATTGCTGACAATTTATTTAATTTTCTTGAAAATTCTAATATTGTTCTAGATGAAACCCGTAAAGAAGAAATTTCCCTTTTGTTTGCTGAAAAACGTGAAGAGGTAATGCCCATTTTACGGGGGGGCTCCCCTAAAGCCAAAGTAGACCGGAAAAAGAGTGCTTCTTCTACAGCTGCCAAAACCCGGGGCAAGACAGGTGCAAAAAAGGCTGCATCCAAACGTGCCGGCGTATCTGAAGAAAACCACACCGCTTCTGAAGTCAAGTCTGCCGGCCAATCTGAAACCAAAGCAACTACCCGCTCAAAAGAAGCATCTTAA
- a CDS encoding sigma-54 dependent transcriptional regulator, producing MDRLGDPISVLCVDKGKLLADQVKDVFDEDQVTIAFERSLETVVDRFEKERFDLMLFSGSMARTQPSDALDILELISAKCPQTQILLFTPPGALKFANLGLRAGAYHYSTLPISNEELKLLIGSAIQAKPQLGPNMLLKAETEKTTFERMVGRSSVMQKTYRQIRQAAATDIPVLISGETGTGKELVAQAIHELSSRANAPCIPVHIASLPQDLVASELFGHVAGAFTGASKLRKGCFEQAEGGTVFLDEIGTIDQKMQVSLLRLLETNEFSRIGSQESQNANARVIAATNADLEDEVRMGNFREDLYYRLDVLSIEMPPLRDRNGDIPLLVSHFIKQACDDFKKNIRGMSSDFINCVEAYPWPGNVRELKNAIQRAVISATEDVLRTGNLPDRVSRNQDRETRMTIRVGMTLAQVEKELIIRTLDHTGGNRSRTSEILGISRRSLYNKMDRYGLSMKFSKK from the coding sequence ATGGATAGATTGGGTGATCCCATCAGTGTTCTTTGTGTAGATAAGGGCAAGTTGCTTGCTGATCAGGTCAAAGACGTATTTGACGAAGACCAGGTTACCATTGCTTTTGAAAGAAGTCTTGAGACTGTCGTGGACCGGTTTGAAAAAGAACGGTTTGATTTGATGCTTTTTTCCGGGTCCATGGCCAGGACTCAGCCGTCAGACGCCTTGGATATTTTGGAATTAATTTCGGCCAAATGTCCTCAAACTCAGATTCTGCTGTTTACGCCACCCGGTGCTTTGAAATTTGCGAATCTCGGGTTGCGGGCCGGGGCGTATCATTATTCTACGCTGCCCATAAGCAACGAAGAACTTAAGCTGCTTATCGGATCAGCCATCCAGGCTAAACCCCAATTGGGTCCCAATATGCTGTTAAAGGCCGAGACTGAGAAAACCACCTTTGAGCGTATGGTCGGCAGATCTTCGGTGATGCAAAAGACCTACCGGCAGATTCGCCAGGCCGCAGCCACGGATATTCCTGTTTTGATTTCAGGTGAAACCGGTACGGGTAAAGAATTGGTAGCCCAGGCCATACATGAGCTAAGCAGCAGGGCAAATGCCCCATGCATTCCGGTTCATATCGCCTCTTTGCCCCAGGATTTGGTGGCCAGTGAGTTGTTCGGGCATGTGGCAGGTGCCTTTACCGGTGCCTCTAAATTGAGAAAAGGGTGTTTTGAGCAAGCAGAAGGAGGCACTGTCTTCCTGGATGAGATAGGTACCATTGATCAAAAGATGCAGGTCAGTCTGCTCAGGCTTTTAGAGACCAATGAATTTTCCAGGATCGGCAGTCAGGAGAGCCAAAACGCCAATGCCCGGGTAATTGCCGCCACCAATGCAGATCTTGAGGATGAGGTCCGGATGGGTAACTTCAGAGAGGATTTGTATTACAGGTTGGATGTCTTGAGCATTGAAATGCCGCCTCTGCGTGATCGCAACGGTGATATCCCCCTTTTGGTAAGTCATTTTATTAAACAGGCCTGTGACGATTTTAAAAAAAATATCCGGGGTATGTCTTCGGATTTTATTAACTGTGTTGAGGCGTATCCCTGGCCGGGCAATGTCAGGGAATTGAAAAACGCCATCCAGCGTGCTGTTATTTCCGCTACGGAAGACGTGCTCAGAACCGGCAATCTACCTGATCGGGTCAGTCGGAATCAGGACCGGGAGACCCGGATGACCATCCGTGTAGGCATGACATTGGCCCAGGTAGAAAAAGAATTGATTATCCGAACCCTTGACCACACCGGGGGAAACAGGTCCAGGACCAGTGAAATTCTGGGCATTTCTCGACGGTCTTTATATAACAAAATGGATCGTTACGGGCTGAGCATGAAGTTTTCAAAGAAATAA
- a CDS encoding gamma-aminobutyraldehyde dehydrogenase, whose product MMGNIDIHLLINGNIVDGEGDKTSLFSPENNEFIADVPCATTAQVDLAVNAATAAFPAWKKKSFADRAAVLYQLADRIDEKAELLAKLESLNCGKPYERMLEDEMPCISDHFRFFAGACRCMSGSATGEYLEGFTSMIRRDPVGVVGQIAPWNYPLMMAAWKIAPALAAGNTVVFKPSECTPLTMLALVDDIKELFPAGVLNIVTGKGSVVGKHIAEHEKIQMVSVTGSVNTGKQVLTSATSNVKRTHLELGGKAPVIAFDDCDIDDLVENMKLWGYYNAGQDCTAACRLYVQDNIYQEVVEKLTEAVKSIDVNDIGPLISAEQREIVSRFVERAKKVPHLKVVAGGNKIDRGYFYEPTLIADALQDDEVVQEEIFGPVVSVTRFSDADQAIEWANDCKYGLASSIWTKDIEKAHRVSSMLQYGVTWINTYFMYASEMPHGGFKMSGYGKDLSMYGLEDYTVVRHIMVKM is encoded by the coding sequence ATGATGGGAAATATAGACATCCATCTTTTAATAAATGGGAATATTGTGGATGGAGAAGGCGATAAAACCTCTCTTTTCAGTCCGGAAAATAACGAATTTATAGCAGATGTGCCTTGCGCGACCACAGCCCAGGTTGATCTGGCAGTGAATGCAGCAACGGCTGCGTTTCCTGCCTGGAAAAAAAAATCTTTTGCGGACAGGGCTGCGGTTTTATATCAACTGGCCGATCGCATTGATGAAAAGGCCGAACTTTTGGCCAAACTTGAGTCCTTGAATTGCGGTAAACCTTATGAGCGAATGCTGGAAGATGAAATGCCCTGCATTTCGGATCATTTCAGGTTTTTTGCAGGGGCTTGCCGCTGTATGTCCGGCAGTGCTACGGGGGAATATCTTGAAGGATTTACCAGCATGATCCGCCGGGACCCGGTGGGTGTGGTGGGGCAAATTGCACCCTGGAACTATCCTCTGATGATGGCGGCCTGGAAAATTGCCCCGGCCCTGGCGGCAGGAAATACGGTGGTATTCAAACCGTCCGAATGTACTCCCTTGACCATGCTTGCCTTGGTTGACGACATTAAGGAATTGTTTCCTGCCGGCGTACTGAATATTGTAACGGGCAAAGGCAGTGTTGTTGGGAAACATATAGCCGAGCATGAAAAAATCCAGATGGTTTCAGTAACCGGTTCTGTCAATACCGGCAAACAGGTGCTGACCTCTGCAACATCCAATGTAAAACGCACTCACCTGGAGTTAGGGGGCAAGGCGCCGGTCATTGCTTTTGATGATTGTGATATCGACGATCTGGTGGAAAACATGAAATTGTGGGGGTATTATAATGCGGGTCAGGATTGCACCGCGGCTTGTCGTTTGTATGTCCAGGATAATATCTATCAGGAAGTGGTTGAAAAATTGACTGAGGCTGTTAAAAGCATTGATGTCAATGATATCGGACCGTTAATTTCTGCCGAGCAACGGGAGATTGTCAGCCGGTTTGTTGAGCGTGCCAAGAAAGTACCGCATTTGAAAGTCGTTGCCGGCGGCAATAAAATTGATCGCGGATATTTTTACGAGCCCACCCTCATTGCCGATGCCCTTCAGGATGATGAAGTGGTTCAAGAGGAGATCTTCGGGCCGGTGGTTTCCGTAACCCGTTTCAGTGACGCCGATCAAGCCATTGAATGGGCCAATGATTGCAAGTATGGTCTGGCATCCTCTATCTGGACCAAGGATATCGAAAAAGCGCATAGGGTTTCTTCCATGCTCCAGTATGGTGTGACATGGATCAATACGTATTTTATGTATGCATCCGAGATGCCCCATGGGGGATTTAAAATGTCTGGATATGGCAAGGATCTTTCGATGTATGGATTAGAAGATTATACCGTTGTCCGGCACATTATGGTGAAAATGTAA
- a CDS encoding aminotransferase: MTLRAENIDYAAEDTTLAEIDKKHIIHPWSDLGSDAESMVIESGKGIHVFDNEGNKFIDSISGMWCVNLGYGNKEMADAIADQCVRLVYYTPFGAMASPPSIELSHKLSQLTPGDLNYFQFTTSGSTAVESAIRFVHYYFNCLDQPEKKHIIYRENAYHGSTYLTASLNGKRCDRSYFNYITDIVHSIPDPNPYKRDAGMSVEDFCDLRVRELEEKILALGPEKVACFIAEPVMGSGGVIVPPSGYHKRTLDVCRNYDVLYISDEVVTAFGRLGHYFASEDVFDIVPDIITVAKGISSGYQPLGAAIISEKLMARISGDSAKPNSYYTNGFTYSGHPVACAAALKYLEIMERDSINEHVREVGPYFIQRLEELKKFSIVGDVRGVCLMACVECVVSDDEDENIAVAQRVDEFCQEKGLIVRPYENLCILSPPLIIDKAGVDQIVDTLRDSIIATMDEINKENK; this comes from the coding sequence ATGACTTTAAGAGCAGAAAATATAGATTATGCAGCTGAAGATACGACGCTTGCAGAAATAGATAAAAAGCACATTATTCACCCATGGTCGGATTTAGGCAGCGATGCAGAGTCGATGGTGATTGAATCCGGTAAAGGCATTCATGTATTTGACAATGAGGGCAACAAATTCATTGATTCGATTTCAGGTATGTGGTGTGTGAATTTAGGATATGGCAACAAAGAAATGGCAGATGCCATTGCTGACCAGTGCGTTCGACTGGTGTATTACACTCCCTTTGGAGCTATGGCAAGCCCACCATCCATTGAGCTTTCACATAAACTAAGTCAATTGACTCCTGGGGACCTCAATTATTTTCAGTTTACCACCAGCGGGTCTACGGCCGTGGAGTCGGCAATCCGGTTTGTCCATTACTATTTTAATTGCCTGGATCAGCCTGAAAAAAAACATATTATTTATCGTGAGAATGCCTATCATGGCAGTACTTATCTAACTGCCTCGCTGAACGGCAAAAGATGTGATCGAAGCTATTTTAATTACATCACTGATATTGTCCATTCCATCCCCGACCCCAATCCGTATAAAAGAGATGCCGGCATGAGTGTCGAGGATTTCTGCGATCTTCGCGTTCGTGAGCTCGAAGAAAAGATCTTGGCGCTTGGGCCGGAGAAGGTCGCATGTTTTATTGCCGAACCTGTCATGGGTTCCGGCGGTGTGATTGTTCCGCCTTCCGGGTATCATAAAAGGACCTTGGATGTCTGCAGAAATTACGACGTGCTGTATATCTCGGACGAAGTTGTTACGGCGTTCGGCCGATTGGGCCACTATTTTGCTTCTGAAGATGTATTTGATATTGTTCCGGATATTATTACTGTGGCCAAAGGAATCTCTTCGGGGTATCAGCCGTTAGGAGCCGCCATCATATCCGAAAAACTGATGGCGCGTATCAGCGGAGACTCCGCCAAACCCAATTCATATTACACGAACGGTTTTACCTATTCCGGGCACCCTGTGGCGTGTGCCGCCGCCTTAAAGTATCTTGAAATTATGGAACGGGACAGCATCAATGAACATGTCAGGGAGGTGGGGCCCTATTTTATCCAGCGCCTGGAGGAGCTCAAAAAGTTCTCCATTGTTGGCGATGTGAGGGGCGTTTGCTTAATGGCGTGTGTGGAATGCGTGGTGTCGGACGATGAGGACGAAAATATCGCTGTTGCCCAGAGAGTAGATGAATTCTGTCAGGAAAAAGGGCTCATTGTCCGGCCCTATGAAAATCTGTGCATCCTGTCTCCCCCGCTGATTATAGACAAGGCGGGTGTTGATCAGATTGTAGACACTTTAAGAGACAGTATTATCGCGACAATGGATGAAATAAACAAGGAGAACAAATGA
- a CDS encoding diaminopimelate decarboxylase, giving the protein MKPQNNGLWWERQDLCYQSGTLYFAGKPVSDLIAITGTPAFFYTGKRILQNIGRLHKALDQLDAHKIFYAIKANRFAPVLTHIKNGATCGVDVCSPKELLHAFSCGFNCNEISYTANSMTDDELKLLADNPDVSLNCDSLSTIRRLSKFCSHRRIGIRVNPAMGIGYRNNETLKYSGDKTTKFGIYKEQFEDALQLAEKNNFTVDTIHFHTGCGYLSNQLSLFSEILDSTHWFLDKVKDLTFVNLGGGLGVPHDIEDEQLDLDAWVSVINAHFGGKGIIVCVEPGDYIAKDSGILVLEVNTVEKKRNTDFVGVNGGFNLAIEPTFYGLPCEPVVLTQKTDQMKPVTIVGNINESLDVWKDNFSMPDQIEEGDPLVFINAGGYASSMMSNHCMRGDVSQNLLV; this is encoded by the coding sequence ATGAAGCCACAAAACAATGGTTTGTGGTGGGAAAGGCAGGATTTGTGTTACCAAAGCGGAACGTTGTATTTTGCCGGAAAACCAGTCAGTGATTTGATCGCTATAACCGGCACTCCAGCTTTCTTTTACACTGGAAAGCGAATATTACAAAATATCGGGCGGCTCCATAAAGCGTTGGACCAACTGGACGCCCATAAAATTTTTTATGCAATAAAAGCCAACCGGTTTGCCCCCGTGCTGACACATATCAAAAACGGGGCAACATGCGGTGTGGATGTATGTTCACCCAAAGAGTTACTGCATGCGTTTTCCTGCGGTTTCAACTGCAATGAGATTTCATATACGGCCAACTCCATGACGGATGATGAACTCAAACTTTTAGCCGATAATCCGGATGTATCTTTAAACTGCGATTCTTTGAGCACGATCCGGCGACTGTCCAAGTTCTGTTCCCACCGAAGAATCGGCATTCGCGTCAATCCGGCAATGGGGATTGGTTACAGAAATAATGAAACCTTGAAATACAGTGGGGATAAGACCACCAAGTTCGGGATCTACAAAGAGCAGTTTGAAGACGCATTGCAGCTTGCTGAAAAAAATAATTTTACCGTGGATACCATCCATTTTCATACCGGATGCGGATATCTAAGTAATCAGCTCTCTTTGTTCAGTGAGATTTTAGATTCAACGCATTGGTTTTTGGATAAAGTCAAAGATCTGACGTTTGTGAATCTTGGCGGCGGTTTGGGGGTTCCTCACGATATTGAGGATGAACAATTGGATCTGGATGCATGGGTCTCGGTTATCAACGCCCATTTCGGCGGCAAAGGCATTATCGTTTGCGTTGAACCCGGGGATTATATTGCCAAAGACAGTGGCATTTTGGTTTTAGAAGTGAATACGGTTGAGAAAAAGCGCAATACCGATTTTGTCGGCGTGAACGGTGGATTTAATCTGGCTATTGAGCCCACGTTTTATGGGTTACCCTGCGAGCCTGTTGTTCTCACTCAAAAAACAGATCAAATGAAGCCCGTGACAATTGTGGGCAATATCAACGAATCTCTGGATGTATGGAAAGATAACTTTTCTATGCCGGACCAGATCGAAGAGGGGGATCCCCTTGTCTTTATTAATGCCGGTGGGTATGCATCTTCCATGATGTCCAATCATTGTATGCGAGGCGATGTGTCGCAAAATTTACTCGTATAA
- a CDS encoding SET domain-containing protein-lysine N-methyltransferase, with product MIYPSEYELETGRNYPSHEEFTVNHCETTGCGIYVKRSFKKGEMVARMAGITVPYILQHTLQISPFLHLYDPHFTGLLLHSCDPLVTLDMNKLEVWALRDIEKGEALTMDYAQTEDKLFKQFPCSCGAINCRKWVTGRKESINQVGQQYLRELERKCG from the coding sequence ATGATTTACCCTAGTGAGTATGAACTTGAAACGGGCAGGAACTATCCGAGTCACGAAGAGTTTACGGTTAATCATTGTGAAACAACAGGTTGCGGTATTTATGTGAAGCGAAGTTTTAAGAAAGGCGAAATGGTGGCGAGAATGGCCGGGATTACAGTGCCGTATATCCTCCAGCACACCCTTCAGATAAGTCCTTTTCTTCATTTGTATGATCCTCATTTTACAGGGCTTTTACTGCATTCATGTGATCCTTTAGTTACGCTGGATATGAATAAACTTGAAGTCTGGGCCTTGAGGGACATTGAAAAAGGTGAAGCCCTGACAATGGATTATGCCCAGACAGAGGACAAGCTATTTAAGCAGTTTCCTTGCTCATGCGGTGCAATCAATTGCCGCAAATGGGTAACCGGGCGAAAAGAATCCATTAACCAAGTAGGACAGCAATACCTTCGTGAGCTGGAAAGGAAGTGTGGATGA